In the Pseudolabrys taiwanensis genome, one interval contains:
- a CDS encoding MobA/MobL family protein, whose protein sequence is MAIYSLHHSAIGKATQPRTNTAAAHVRYIARKRACTRLFGARMPATSAKAQAWLREQEQADRKNARICDKVLLALPRELTADQNAELVRAFAEEVTRGRASWLAAFHAKGKDAHNPHCHLVIRDRDVETGKRVCSMSERGSTDRLRLLWERHANAALERAGRDDRIDRRTLKAQGIKRRPTIHEGLSARDMEKDGKAVRSRVRTVRNGVGARSGARSVDYRKVDQGRSRPGYNDHLRETEADYWAAIDADRIARDWRAQDEQRAREVPPPRDRLSFSQKLALNRAAEVRDPGWKARERQKTLARWKREQERDRER, encoded by the coding sequence GTGGCGATCTACAGCCTGCACCATTCCGCTATCGGGAAGGCAACGCAGCCGAGGACGAACACGGCGGCCGCACACGTCCGCTACATCGCCCGCAAGCGTGCATGCACGCGGTTGTTTGGGGCGCGCATGCCGGCGACCAGCGCCAAAGCACAGGCGTGGCTTCGCGAACAGGAGCAAGCGGACCGGAAGAACGCGCGCATCTGCGACAAGGTGCTGCTGGCTTTGCCGCGTGAGCTGACCGCCGACCAGAATGCCGAACTGGTGCGTGCCTTCGCCGAGGAGGTGACGCGCGGCCGGGCATCATGGCTCGCGGCGTTCCATGCCAAGGGCAAGGATGCACATAACCCGCACTGCCATCTCGTCATAAGGGACCGCGATGTGGAGACCGGCAAGAGGGTCTGCAGCATGAGCGAGCGGGGCTCGACCGACCGGCTTCGCCTGCTCTGGGAACGGCATGCCAACGCGGCACTCGAACGGGCGGGCCGGGACGACCGGATCGACCGCCGCACGTTGAAGGCCCAGGGCATCAAGCGTCGGCCGACCATCCATGAAGGCCTGAGCGCGCGCGACATGGAGAAGGACGGCAAGGCCGTTCGATCCAGGGTCCGGACCGTCCGCAACGGCGTGGGAGCAAGGTCCGGGGCGAGGTCGGTGGACTACCGGAAAGTGGACCAGGGTAGGTCTCGGCCTGGATACAACGACCACCTTCGCGAGACAGAGGCCGATTATTGGGCGGCCATCGATGCCGACCGCATCGCCAGGGACTGGCGGGCCCAGGACGAGCAAAGGGCGCGGGAAGTGCCTCCGCCGAGGGATAGGCTGTCGTTCAGCCAGAAGCTCGCATTAAATCGTGCAGCCGAGGTCCGCGATCCTGGATGGAAGGCCCGCGAACGCCAGAAGACGCTGGCGCGGTGGAAGCGCGAACAGGAGCGCGACCGCGAGCGGTGA